The genomic stretch AGTTATTTTTCTTGataccgtatttttgtaattatgaaaatttgaaaattgtatttttgaaaatttaagtacgtattttttagaaaaaaaattaggaacaataaaaagtaaaaaaaaaaaaaaaaaagcaaaaagcAAAAactgtatttaagaaaaaaactcATTTTTTATGGTATCCAGTTACTAccacattaatttttaaaatgtctAATTTTATACTAGTAAAcagttaccactatcaaaataatttttttaaaattaattttacaatAGTAAGTGGTTATCTCCATATCACtaacaaactaaaaaattgatagtggtaactggttaaTATAACTAAAAAAACTTTCTTcatagtggtaactggttactacCACATCAATTTTTAAAATAGTTAATTTGATACTAGTAACCAATTATTGTAAAAAATATATGTATGGAAGGAAAAGAAGccataaaaatgtttaaaaaaaaaataggaaagaCCATATTTTGGTGACATTATTTTTTTGtccatatttataaaaaattaagtttaaatttatCATAATTTTGTAGAGCTCTCTAAATTATGTTGGTATGAATCTAAAAAAGGAAAATATCAATTTGGCTCATGTGTTTTGCTTGAATACTCAATCGGgccttgtgttttgttaaatgacaatttgtaccatgtgttttgtaaaattgatcaaaataataCATTATGCCCAGTTGTGGTCAAACTAGTTTTAAATATGATAGTAGATATTGCTTGCGAATTCTCTAGTTTTTGAAAAAAGCCCCTTTTTTTTTGTAGTTCTATTTTGTTTTTTAGTATTCTCATCTGATGGCATGCCACCATTGCTACTTTAGAGCAACTCCAAAGCTCGTTACTAAGTGCTTGCTGACATGGACTCTTTTTTGGCTACTCTAAATGGAGTTAAATACTGAAGCAATGGTGCCACTGGCAATCACCGTTGCTatctttaatatttttatttatatataaattaaatgaaacattgcaattttttaaataatgatgTGTGTGATCATAGTATGCAATTTTTGGGGTTTACTAGCATTGGgataatttagaaagaaaaaaaagttgtCAAAAGTGATATAGATGAGATAGAaattgaaaaattatattttgggatgatTTAGAAAGTTTTGTCAACTTTAGGTTAATAATATATTCATGAATTGAACATATAAACTTAGCATAACACAAAAGCTCTAGCATTGATCATAACCATTTGTACTTATAATCTCAACCTCATCTCACATGAAAGATTATTgacaattaattaatatataccTTTAAAATGTAAGATGTTAGAGTTGATAGATACATTCACATATTCAACGTGGTTGTATTCCAAGTAATTAAGAGTAAAAATAAGAGAAATGCTAATGGACATCACTGCTACCTAACACTACAAGAAAGTGACATATCGTTATTGGTGCAATCAAATATCAAGTCTcacatatttaaatttaagtgtCACCTCATGTGCTGTCGGGTGACACgagctgacattttgacagcgaaaATACCcatgcggcaccttgactcctctgagccaaggtcagccttccaaccattcgaataacaatgggcacatttttcgcgcgaccgtgtgcctctgcacacttccgtctctcgaacaactatcgctgagtcatgctctcaagcatctatgagtgcaaccatgcatcaaggctatctagccaagacactcacactatcCATAGGTTcacactatggcaaggcaaatcccaacaccgatgctcacccagacattcgcaagtcaaggtagcatgtgtggccaagagccaacaccaagctaacatgccaacacctctcatcatgccccattcgatactatctgattagttcacgtcacagaccaaggactctcatacatccatggtccaatcctcgaGGCACCATGCATTCACGCATGTTGGCAGGCCGTCGAGATTTGCTGCCAAACTaatagcacacactggacctctgtcatTCTCAAGCATTGCACACTCTTCAATGCATGTATGCTAGCAAGTCCTACGAATGACTTCCCGTGTAATCTTGTGTCGAGATTTGTGGCCATGGCACACCACGACGTCTCTCGGAAGTttcggccacgttccatgcaagcggcatcccggcaagccaagggaaccgtacccacaaacctctggcagcacacttcgacacACTATTGGAGCGGCCcgataatgtccatgagtactcctactcatggagacatatgagtccccttgtGGTCCTCATATGCTCGTCCTACTAGTCATCCCAACTAGTAGTAACTCACTTGACGCACTTGCGCCAgagggtggtggagagctgacactagGTGctcccctacaaagagccttctgagtgtttagccttctaccaggaacatatatgattttttctttggagacatatttggctctcagctCACCAATTCTTCGAATCTCCCAAATCTAATcgcaccattgcgttcattgacccttcaatctGGAACCTACCAAGTTCCGTCCACTTCTCGGCAATATTGAAGAAATTTACGAAAATgtcactgccgtacaaactaggcatcaacatgctcaccaccctgcaccctcgcgtgcgcatctaaccgagcaccatcctagcttgtaacatgccctcaaaTCTGGCATGTTACATCGGGCACACATTAATGTGCCAAATAGCAATATTATACAAACAATAGTAAGaaagcaaatatatatatataagtataatcTCCTAACCTAAAGCCCATTAACTAACTAAACTAACAAATAGCAAACCTAACTTAACTTCCACCTAGTACGGACACACATGATATGAGAGTTAGTTAATGTCATGATAACAAATTGGCGCCAAAACCCGTTAAgagaatccaatccaatccaaacactatatatatatatatatataatttaacaccACCAATCTTcatttctctctatctctctctttttCTATGTTTCAAGTATGGAGATCACTAACCCATTGTTTGGAAACGTAGTGAAAGACATCAACACCTTCTTTCTCCCGAATCCACTAGCAGCTCCCATCGAAGCTCTTCCAATTCTTCAGAGAACATTTATTTTCTTCAGCGACAGAACTTTGGGTGTAGGCGACGTCCGTAGTCTGAGCCCTATCTTCTTGACCTCCGGGCGTGTCAAGATCGAAGGAACCGAATGGAACTTCTTTGTCAAAGACCGCAACATCAAAGGCGGAGACTCCGGCTACCCGGTTTAGAATGTcagtttttctatggtgggtaatgggaactagggatctagtggacggtgtgatgtgcacttgtagctatgctcttatgattatttgtggtttctctctattttggtttatacatgatgatgtatgttttgttttgaaaaacTAACCATGCAGGAGTTTTTATTAAACTTTTGAGTCTTATgttataagctcacccctatatctctcccattcTAGGATCCTAGTGACGCAATTGTGGATAAGGTAAATTATTGTTGAAGCCAATGTGTTTAGTGTTatagtcctatcttttgaacattgtatgtatttaatttggaacCTACTGGTTTGTATATCTAAATTGGCTATGTCATAGTTAGAAATGagaaatggtggatgctaagtattatttaaGGAGTTTTataacttattaaatttaactgtttggtgactacataactgtaagtatattattgttctatgtattaAGATAAATAATCCTACtattatcactaatatttttatatataattataggagttattctattgttttgacttataattataataatatttaatataaattaaagaaTCATTTATAAAAACTATTTTCCACCGAGgatcaaagtttgacctttgagcACCCAAATTATGAATATTACAATTCTGCCTCAGCCTAGGGCTGTGACAGAGACGTTCTGCTCTTGAAAGTTCTCACCAAAGATCTTCCCACCAACATCAGAGTCACCGTAATCCGACTAAAAAGCGATAGCAGCCACCGCACTGTGATTCCTCCcttgccaccaccaccaccgcaaCCACCACAACCACAAGACGGTTGCCGTATTTATGGTTTTCATTTACAGCCATTTCTGTGCGTGAAACAACTGAATAGGTCGGACACTAGCAGGCGCCGCCGTCATCAGCTGCAGCTGCCGAGAGAGATAGCAGAAGCAATAACACCAGGAGAGTTGAATAGTAATGATTTTGTGATTCGAGTGAGGGACCAGACGTACGAGTACATCTATGTAGTGGCGAAGCTGCAGTTGAGGGCTGACGGCGAAGTCTTGTTGGGAGATTGTCGATTATCGTGGCCTCCAAAGGGAAGATATCGTCGTCTTTTGTGTTGATCTTGCTCGGCGAATGTTCACCACCACCGTCTTTCGCGCCGATCAAGTACAAGACTTTTTCATTCCATTTCCACCGTATGATGATTATCCTTAGATCGATATATATAATGTAAATTTCATGGTCATGAATCGTCATTCTGCTAATTATGTCGTTTTCTTGGTTTGTTGAATCTTGGAGCTtcaattctttctttctttctttttattttttgtttgaatcttgAGCTTGGAGCTTGGATCTTGGAACGTTCTTTCTTTCATACTTtgtttttgtaaatatatatttatatatattgataatattcCTATAGTAATTTCTGAATGTTGTCCGATTCATATATGGTTTTCCTTAATTCTCTTAAAGAAAATGACTAGTTATTTCACTCCACCAATGCGAATTTTTGTTGTGTTATCTTAAAGTGTTTAATAATTTTCATAAATTAGTCTAATAGTGTTAATTAATGTGAACTACTTTCacttaataaatttataaaagtaTTCAAGTAAATAAATTATCTGTATAATATGGTAGGCATGTACATATTATCTGTGTTATATTATATCtagaaataataaattattaaatggaattcaaaaataaaatatttcttcataattaaaGGAGGACGTACGGTTCAAGACATAACCACAAGaattaaaggaaaaaaaagtaacatttaaaaaaaaaatgcataaataAAAGTAACTAATAGTAACCTAACCCTATTGTCATTTTGTTTCTTTCTGTGTCTTAATGAAATGCATTAGAGACAGCTTTTTTGTCCAGTGTCTATGCGTACACCAAATAAGTGAAGTATCTGGTTGTTGTTGTTTTCAGTATTGGTGGACTTCTCCAATTGCTTGGCTGCATGTGTGCCGTCACGGTCACGGTCACGGTCACGGTCACGGTCACGGTCACGGCCACGGCCACGGTCACGGTCATTGTTTTGGATGGTATGTGTGCTCACCACTCGGACCAACCATGGGTTGATGCACCTCACAAATTTGATATCTCCTCCATCCCATGTCACCTACAgttacataattttaattttaacaaaCGAGTCTATAGGATTATTTTGTACAATCAATGCATGCGTGtagagttatatatatatatatatataatcaacaaaaacaaatTGAATATTAATACCTGTAGAAGGCGCCACAGAGAATCAAGCCAGCGGCTTGGTTGATCATCTACGTTAGAGTTAATGGATCCCATGAACCAGCTCACCCGAGAGGAATCCTCACTCTCGAAAGCCATCTTAAATCTTGCCCCAGGGCCCAACTGACTCTTCCTCATCACCGCCGCATACACCGCCGTGGCCTCAACGCAGAACTCTGTGGTACCATTATTTGGGTAGTAACTCACTTGGAATGGCTTCACTTGCACCGCAAGATTTACAGCTTCAATAGCACTTTCAGCCCTCTTTCTTCCTACCCTATTGTCCCTCTTCACTCGCCTGATTCCGACAGAGACCTCGCCATTCTCAGCCTTCGAGAACACGATCGAGTCTCCGGCTACCAGTTTCTTGGCGTTAACGAATTTACTCCAACCTGTAGTCAACAAATGCCGAAGAGGCCTCCCCCTATACACATGCCGAAACCTCCAAATCCTGCCCTGAACATCCCTGGCTCGAAGAGTCTGAACCGGCGGATCATCATTGTAATCTAATGCCGGAAAAATAGTCTCCGCCAGTTTCTTCGGAACTGAGAAACCACCGCCATTGTGAGCGTCGGATTGTGTAAGCACCTTAGAAAAAAACTGCGGTCTCTCTAAGTTCACAATCCCGCCCAGAACGTCGTCGACCCAGTCGCGGTTGATGGCCTCGATATAGGCTTCAATCGGCAACGGGACGAGACTAATCCTGGTGAAAACCTCATCGCTATCTAATTCCACGTTGAACTCCACGGCCGTGACTCGGCAGTGAATGTTCGGCGGAACTCTACATGCGGCTAAGTAATCGGCGTTGGCCCCGGCGTGCTCGGCGTGGCCCTGAGGGAAGTAAAACACATTCGCATTGACCGGAGGAACGTGAACCAGTCGTCCGGCGCAGGCGTGCCATAGCAGGGGATCTACCACGTTCCTCCTATCTCCTGCTTCACCAGGTtcgttcatcttcttcttcttgctcttgTTTTGGTCACACAGAGAAACAAGTCCAAAAATCGAAACTGAGAAGGAATAATATGCACAAGAACAGTAGTAGAGAAACCAAACCCTACAGAGTTCTTGtacttatatataatatgtaGTGTTTGAGATCATTATATTAAATTCAAATGAAGTCGGTcgttaaaaaaaatatcttgacTTCAAATTTTAATAAGttgtttttaaaaattttgatattttttaaatatatttaactGAAAATCTGCTTCAcactttaaaaaattaatataaaattataatatttatatatatagtgttAAATTAGAGGCCGCGTATGctcatattatattttatttataaaaaaaacttttttttatttgtaaagaatatatacatataaatttgTCGACTAAATTTTTGGACTCACTGTTTAAATTATGagaaattattttataaaaaaatattaaaaatagaaTCGAGAACAAaatcacttttaaaaaaaataagttattAATGACccttatataatatatgtatactTGCACTAGAGAttataatacatatatttataaatttattat from Humulus lupulus chromosome 5, drHumLupu1.1, whole genome shotgun sequence encodes the following:
- the LOC133778805 gene encoding auxin response factor 16-like, coding for MESLMSERDMKSVSIFGLVSLCDQNKSKKKKMNEPGEAGDRRNVVDPLLWHACAGRLVHVPPVNANVFYFPQGHAEHAGANADYLAACRVPPNIHCRVTAVEFNVELDSDEVFTRISLVPLPIEAYIEAINRDWVDDVLGGIVNLERPQFFSKVLTQSDAHNGGGFSVPKKLAETIFPALDYNDDPPVQTLRARDVQGRIWRFRHVYRGRPLRHLLTTGWSKFVNAKKLVAGDSIVFSKAENGEVSVGIRRVKRDNRVGRKRAESAIEAVNLAVQVKPFQVSYYPNNGTTEFCVEATAVYAAVMRKSQLGPGARFKMAFESEDSSRVSWFMGSINSNVDDQPSRWLDSLWRLLQVTWDGGDIKFVRCINPWLVRVVSTHTIQNNDRDRGRGRDRDRDRDRDRDRDGTHAAKQLEKSTNTENNNNQILHLFGVRIDTGQKSCL